A portion of the Hydractinia symbiolongicarpus strain clone_291-10 chromosome 10, HSymV2.1, whole genome shotgun sequence genome contains these proteins:
- the LOC130612893 gene encoding synaptotagmin-1-like, translating to MKILRIYNKTRSSKTKKIKISYLSLHMRKRSTFFEAEPPLGAAEAPAINESDGPDFKEILQKVLETIRVYYGIFWAWLETLPLKPEETLSIAAGILFILFIVTCCVCCRYCCRDKEKKKEVKDKLDLRKNHLFGPHYAERVQPRFDEIDYNIESTMFDALAEIKLGQVRFSLDFDNEENIVEIIVHEAKDIPAADISGYSDPYVKVLLKPAGKKEYKTKTKKSTLCPVYEETFYIKNVTYPGLTNSTLWLKVYDFDRFGGHDLLGEAKIPVNDLDLTKGKLTQWRVLVPEFKSEVGTFGKKTGLGDICIGLGYSPNSSVLAIFVLSCKDLLSVDDGGFSDPYVTLFLIQDGKKIKKRKTTVKLRTLNPAFNESFAFEVDFEKIEETSLLFVVADYDKGQPGEPIGQCMIGQLGQGLGAKHWEKMRRSPGKPICFWHMLKPVLVPE from the exons ATGAAAATTCTGCGCATCTATAATAAAACACGCAGctccaaaactaaaaaaattaaaatttcatatttat CATTGCACATGCGGAAACGATCGACGTTTTTTGAAGCGGAACCACCGCTAGGAGCGGCGGAAGCGCCCGCAATTAACGAATCAGATGGACCTGACTTTAAGGAGATATTACAAAAGGTTTTAGAAACTATACGTGTTTACTATGGCATATTTTGGGCTTGGCTTGAAACATTGCCATTGAAACCTGAAGAAACTTTAAGTATAGCTGCTGGTATATTATTCATCTTATTTATTGTGACTTGTTGTGTATGCTGCAGATACTGTTGCCGAGAtaaggaaaagaaaaaggaagtcAAGGATAAATTAGATTTAcggaaaaatcatttatttggtCCACATTACGCAGAGAGAGTTCAACCTCGTTTTGACGAAATTGACTATAACATTGAAAGCACGATGTTCGATGCTTTAGCAGAAATTAAACTGGGTCAAGTTAGATTTTCATTAGACTTCGACAACGAAGAGAATATTGTAGAGATAATCGTGCATGAAGCAAAGGATATTCCCGCAGCTGACATTTCCGGTTACTCTGACCCGTATGTTAAAGTTTTACTGAAACCTGCTGGTAAAAAagaatacaaaacaaaaactaaGAAAAGCACACTATGTCCGGTGTACGAAGAAaccttttatataaaaaatgttaccTACCCAGGGCTAACCAACAGTACTTTATGGTTAAAAGTCTACGATTTTGATAGGTTTGGTGGGCATGATTTGCTGGGTGAAGCAAAAATACCGGTAAACGATTTAGATTTAACAAAAGGTAAATTAACACAGTGGAGGGTATTGGTACCGGAGTTTAAATCAGAAGTCGGAACATTCGGTAAAAAGACTGGACTTGGTGATATATGCATAGGACTCGGTTATTCACCGAACTCCAGTGTTTTAGCTATATTTGTCTTGAGTTGTAAAGACCTACTCTCAGTGGACGACGGAGGATTTTCAGATCCATATGTTACTCTCTTTTTAATTCAAGATGGAAAGAAAATCAAGAAAAGGAAAACAACAGTCAAACTTCGAACTTTAAATCCTGCCTTTAACGAATCGTTTGCGTTCGAAGTCGATTTCGAAAAAATCGAAGAAACTTCCTTACTTTTTGTTGTGGCAGATTATGATAAAGGCCAACCTGGTGAACCAATAGGACAGTGTATGATTGGCCAGCTTGGACAAGGCTTGGGAGCAAAACACTGGGAAAAAATGAGAAGGTCGCCTGGAAAGCCGATATGCTTTTGGCATATGTTAAAACCTGTGCTTGTGCCAGAATAA
- the LOC130613296 gene encoding uncharacterized protein LOC130613296: MADNVTVEDVEEAQPRDNMEMYEYEREPRARDFENESERSYDSGLRLINQANQNLVYDYNDFDVGSAVGKASEMGTYMNGPSHAGSDRGKMIEGSVSGHSYSQSATTIADKPFTVERKDQDSHMHRWYKKPSRALSLLKLLLALILACVTLFCVVASKLSILSIAKRLAVKNVPDPNNNFTIDNKYACSENNLSGCQRETSFVMLCLVLMIPPAYTLLTLFITTCRKITHPWPTKLAILWGGIGTLIEVAGLSLFFVGLVNKVNDTDIILILMNAVFVFPVITQFFKELKALSLEKEMDLSTALYEKRRRRHKQNIALAVVAFIFQVGGISGIIYLIWGSSTETIIIIPVSIILLSLAWSPKLRKVQIDHDLAYVWSDISEEGLEQTKLPKNHRVRYFRNSASTEDDLDFDGTSKMKRKETSIKDDAKKIIVQTNTSRGKATLINCLIKLIAIPVFVTFFVYLFEVADITKTYEGFSGITNDNQLFAMFILQIVASFVGYHTSWVGCMITLQRLCFAIPLTLSTPLCIGIVLTQECDFFGVGPCDTHMYDNHGKYVALLSVALWLGQFFATTYYAWKSQDFIMADEATLFWVPTYDGSLLEQNILLNRKNEATNEYFVNYRSLVKKSQVYICTTMYHEADYEMEQLLYSLAGVDRARRHEGRMFESHIWFDDGVRDKTLKTFAIQLISLLPHTVQVKYEDVIKLDTPYGMELKWTLPGGMPFHIHMKDNFKVKNKKRWSQVMYMSYVLDYRERGNQDHSFILTTDADVKFHPEDVSALMDFMSRDPSVGAVCGRTHPMGSGPLVWYQIFDYAIGHWLLKVAEHVMGSVLCSPGCFSVYRCRALQDILPTYASSVECALDFLTKDMGEDRWLCTLMIERGWRLDYCASSTDSTYCPDTFDEFFKQRRRWGPSTLANQAVMVQTQARIRRSNDDINLIFVIYQVLMLISTVIGPGTVLLLVSSGLHAAYPRFVNLTEMFFVNLLVVLIYVFICLKFSQKTQLKSAQYLTFIYSMVMTITIVGLMIQVADDIDKQRRFGVERFIYFSNNDTRKVLTSQEVKLYNATLTGIPIQEKFSFQFTPPTVFLFFLIGLFMTTALLHGSECVQLIHGMWYLLCLPSGYIFLMIYSLVNITDRSWGTRESAVKKGKVNTEEMAWYHRLWFKFREVFFCCFKDERDKLLQKPVVVVPVEEEEEEDKKKKSDRKKSKEKSTSEERQSLLQNGDEIEEIEYDENPGSDIISVTSSDAFTSDERRQVRFARSHNRMGRYQSQRRPQNIQRERSYIVGDLDYDHAYGNGYNQNGVYIGDADSDISDFYITMNIEDWLDGPYTRYIKKFKEAGYDDTTFLMGLKEQELVEIGIDNRGHRKKILNEIDRLPPEEIDQDVPEDVYEWLMVLGLQDYWESFEANSYAEPNALADLKLMDKKTLSSTFEITKPGHVKKLIKAIKQLKYPTSGQRKIRQAKLALERVQTYQLAEDAPEEFMFWDRLRKICLLTEQAAFSQSEELHSKLFELRNSALVVFAVCNILWLTIMLAILNQGNKLTIFNSNFLSVAFLIVYAIIMCMQFGTLLVHRISTWLHFIARTPFKPGSRGNKNWSFNDEDLLEEPSREELEEVQEIIGFNLRRRSQRRTIQAKERASQFNSAPNMGIVNDMY; the protein is encoded by the exons ATGGCTGACAATGTCACGGTGGAGGATGTTGAAGAAGCACAACCAAGGGATAACATGGAGATGTATGAATACGAAAGAGAACCTCGTGCGAGAGATTTTGAAAACGAGTCTGAACGAAGTTACGATTCTGGTTTGCGTTTGATTAACCAAGCCAATCAGAATCTAGTTTACGATTACAATGATTTTGATGTCGGATCAGCAGTGGGCAAAGCAAGCGAGATGGGTACTTACATGAACGGACCAAGTCATGCTGGCTCTGATAGAGGTAAAATGATAGAGGGGAGTGTATCTGGTCACTCATATTCTCAGTCTGCGACAACGATAGCTGACAAACCGTTCACAGTGGAACGGAAGGATCAAGACTCCCATATGCACAGATGGTACAAGAAACCGTCTCGAGCTTTATCATTGTTAAAATTGCTCCTCGCTCTCATATTAGCTTGTGTAACTTTATTTTGCGTCGTCGCAAGTAAACTATCCATTTTATCCATCGCAAAACGTTTAGCAGTCAAGAACGTACCTGATCCGAATAATAATTTTACAATCGACAACAAGTACGCGTGTTCTGAAAATAATTTATCAGGCTGTCAGCGGGAAACTTCGTTTGTGATGCTGTGTTTGGTATTAATGATCCCGCCTGCATATACCTTATTGACGCTGTTCATCACTACCTGCCGAAAAATTACTCATCCGTGGCCTACCAAGCTAGCTATCTTAtgg GGTGGCATCGGAACACTAATTGAAGTAGCTGGCTTGTCGCTCTTTTTTGTTGGCCTTGTCAACAAAGTTAATGACACAGATATTATCCTTATTTTAATGAACGCAGTCTTCGTTTTCCCTGTTAtcacacaattttttaaagaactaaAGGCTTTATCCTTGGAAAAAGAAATGGACCTCTCTACTGCTTTGTATGAGAAACGACGTCGAAGACATAAGCAAAACATTGCACTCGCCGTTGTCGCATTTATCTTTCAAGTTGGTGGTATTAGCGGGATCATCTATTTA ATATGGGGATCATCAACAGAAACTATAATTATCATTCCTGTATCTATCATCTTGCTAAGTCTTGCCTGGAGTCCAAAATTACGTAAGGTCCAAATCGACCATGACTTGGCTTATGTTTGGAGCGATATATCAGAAGAAGGTCTGGAACAAACAAAATTACCAAAAAACCACCGAGTTAGGTATTTCCGAAACAGCGCCTCAACTGAAGATGACTTGGATTTCGATGGTACAAGTAAGATGAAGAGGAAGGAAACATCCATTAAGGACGACGCGAAAAAAATTATCGTCCAAACAAACACGTCACGTGGCAAAGCCACCCTCATCAATTGCTTAATCAAGTTAATCGCCATCCCCGTGTtcgttactttctttgtttacttgttcGAAGTTGCTGATATCACGAAAACGTACGAAGGCTTTTCCGGAATCACCAACGACAACCAACTTTTTGCTATGTTCATTTTACAAATCGTAGCAAGTTTTGTCGGTTACCACACCTCCTGGGTGGGATGCATGATCACTCTCCAGCGTTTGTGTTTTGCTATCCCGTTAACCCTGTCAACACCTCTCTGCATTGGCATTGTTTTGACGCAAGAATGCGACTTCTTTGGCGTCGGTCCATGTGACACACACATGTACGACAATCATGGGAAATACGTTGCTTTACTCAGTGTGGCACTGTGGTTAGGACAATTTTTCGCGACAACATATTATGCATGGAAGAGTCAAGATTTTATCATGGCAGATGAAGCAACTTTGTTCTGGGTGCCTACCTATGATG GTTCGCTTTTGGAACAAAACATCCTTTTGAACAGAAAGAATGAAGCTACCAATGAATACTTCGTCAATTATCGCTCACTGGTTAAGAAAAGTCAAGTTTACATTTGCACAACAATGTACCACGAAGCCGACTACGAAATGGAACAACTTTTGTACTCCCTCGCAGGTGTTGATCGAGCAAGACGACATGAAGGTAGAATGTTTGAATCACATATTTGGTTTGACGATGGTGTACGAGATAAAACATTGAAAACCTTCGCCATCCAACTTATCTCGCTTCTTCCACACACTGTTCAAGTGAAATATGAAGATGTCATTAAGCTTGATACTCCCTACGGAATGGAACTAAAATGGACTTTACCCGGTGGAATGCCGTTTCATATTCATATGAAGGATAACTTTAAAGTCAAAAACAAGAAACGATGGAGTCAAGTTATGTACATGTCCTATGTTTTGGACTACAGAGAGAGAG GCAACCAAGATCACAGTTTTATTCTGACTACTGATGCTGACGTGAAATTCCATCCAGAAGATGTATCTGCCTTAATGGACTTCATGAGTCGTGATCCTTCCGTTGGTGCTGTGTGTGGACGAACTCATCCTATGGGATCTGGGCCTCTTGTTTGGTATCAGATCTTTGATTACGCTATTGGTCATTGGCTATTAAAG GTTGCTGAGCACGTTATGGGATCTGTACTTTGTTCACCGGGATGCTTCTCGGTCTATCGGTGTCGTGCACTTCAAGATATTTTACCAACCTATGCATCTTCTGTGGAATGTGCTTTGGATTTCTTAACAAAGGATATGG GTGAAGATCGTTGGTTATGTACCTTGATGATTGAACGTGGATGGAGATTGGACTATTGTGCTTCTTCAACTGACTCGACCTACTGTCCCGATACTTTTGATGAGTTTTTCAAACAACGTCGTAGATGGGGTCCATCTACATTGGCCAATCAAGCTGTGATGGTTCAAACACAAGCCAGAATTCGCCGAAGCAACGACGATATCAATCTTATATTCGTCATCTATCAAGTGCTTATGTTGATCTCAACGGTCATTGG tcCTGGAACTGTCCTCTTGTTGGTTTCGTCTGGTTTACACGCAGCTTATCCACGATTTGTGAATCTCACCGAAATGTTTTTTGTGAATTTGTTAGTAGTACTGATATACGTGTTTATCTGCTTGAAGTTCAGTCAAAAAACTCAACTCAAATCTGCTCAATATCTAACCTTCATTTACTCAATGGTTATGACTATCACTATTGTTGGTTTGATGATTCAG GTAGCAGACGATATAGATAAGCAAAGAAGGTTTGGAGTTGAACGTTTCATCTACTTCAGTAATAATGATACCCGAAAAGTCCTTACAAGTCAAGAAGTGAAACTATATAACGCCACTCTTACGGGTATTCCAATTCAAGAAAAATTCAGTTTCCAGTTCACACCAccaactgtgtttttattctttttgatTGGTTTGTTTATGACAACAGCCCTTTTGCATGGCAGTGAATGTGTTCAATTGATTCACGGAATGTGGTACTTGTTGTGCTTGCCTTCTGGTTACATCTTTTTGATGATTTATTCTTTGGTCAACATCACAGATCGATCTTGGG gtACTCGAGAGTCAGCGGTCAAAAAAGGAAAGGTCAACACAGAAGAAATGGCATGGTATCATAGATTGTGGTTTAAATTTAGAGAAGtcttcttttgttgttttaaagatgAAAGAGATAAATTACTTCAAAAAccagttgttgttgttccagtagaagaggaagaggaagaggataaaaagaaaaaatccgACAGAAAGAAGTCAAAGGAAAAAAGCACATCAGAAGAAAGACAAAGTTTGCTCCAAAATGGTGATGAAATCGAAGAAATTGAATATGATGAGAATCCCGGCTCAGACATTATCTCAGTTACTAGCAGCGATGCATTTACTTCAGATGAAAGAAGACAAGTTCGTTTTGCACGAAGTCACAATAGAATGGGACGATATCAAAGTCAGAGAAGACCTCAGAACATTCAACGGGAAAGAAGCTATATCGTTGGAGACTTGGATTACGATCACGCCTACGGAAATG GATACAACCAAAATGGTGTGTACATTGGAGATGCTGATTCAGACATATCTGACTTCTATATCACCATGAATATCGAAGATTGGCTGGATGGACCTTACACAAGATACATCAAGAAATTCAAGGAAGCTGGTTACGATGATACCACTTTCTTGATGGGCCTAAAAGAGCAAGAGTTGGTTGAAATTGGAATTGACAATCGTGGACATAGAAAGAAGATCTTGAACGAAATTGACAGACTCCCCCCGGAGGAGATTGACCAGGACGTCCCG GAAGATGTCTACGAATGGCTTATGGTTCTCGGCCTGCAAGACTACTGGGAATCTTTTGAAGCAAATTCATATGCTGAGCCTAACGCTCTTGCTGATTTGAAATTGAtggacaaaaaaactttatcgtcaACATTTGAAATCACCAAGCCTGGTCATGTGAAAAAATTGATCAAAGCCATCAAACAACTGAAGTATCCAACATCAG GTCAAAGAAAAATCCGACAAGCGAAATTAGCGTTAGAACGAGTCCAAACATATCAACTAGCAGAAGACGCTCCTGAAGAATTCATGTTCTGGGATCGGTTACGTAAGATTTGCTTATTGACCGAACAAGCCGCTTTTTCACAGAGTGAGGAATTGCACTCGAAATTATTTGAGTTACGTAACTCGGCCTTAGTCGTGTTTGCCGTCTGTAATATCCTATGGCTGACCATCATGTTGGCTATATTAAACCAAGGAAACAAGCTGACCATATTCAACTCGAATTTCTTGAGCGTTGCCTTCTTGATTGTCTATGCTATCATTATGTGCATGCAGTTTGGTACCTTGCTTGTGCATCGCATCTCAACATGGTTGCATTTCATTGCAAGAACTCCATTTAAACCTGGTAGTAGAGGAAACAAGAATTGGTCCTTTAATGACGAAGATCTGCTAGAAGAACCGTCCAGAGAGGAATTGGAAGAGGTACAAGAAATCATTGGcttcaacttaagaagaagaTCCCAGAGAAGAACAATTCAAGCTAAAGAAAGAGCATCTCAATTTAATAGTGCTCCAAATATGGGCATCGTCAATGATATGTactga